Part of the Nostoc sp. ATCC 53789 genome, CATGCCAATAAGAAAATCGAAGCCTTGTGAAACAATATAGTTTCAACTAAGACTTGCTCCTCTTTAAACCTCATTAAAAAGTAGGCAAATAGTCTGGAAGCCAGTGGCTTGCTCTGGCTCCAAAATCTCAACTTTCAACTTACAATAAGCCTCGTTTACCATTGGGGCGGATGGTCATCCAATTTGTTTTTGCTAGTGCTAGCTGCTCATCAGAAATTTTGGCACTAGTGAGATTAGCACCACATAGATTAGCTCCTCGCAGGTTAGCATTGCTGAGATAAGCATTACTGAGGTCTGCACCTCGCAGGTCTGCCCCTTCTAAATCAGCATGGTTAAAGTATGCTTTGGTCAAATTAGCATCCTTGAGATTTGCTTTACTAAGGCTGGCTCTGCCAAAGTCACTATTGTGAAGATTAGCTCCCTGGAGATTAGTTTTTTGGAATTGAGTGGAATGGAAATTTGTTCCTGATAAGTCAGCACCTTGCAGGTTCAACAAACTTAAATTGTGAAGAGCAAAATCTCGTCTTCCCTTTTGATAGGCGGTTAACAAACTTTGGGTATCTAACTTACGCTCAACTTTAGAATTTTGAACTTGCAAACCATTACTGTTGCTGTTAGCTAAAGTGGTTGATTTGCCCATCCCAGAACCCTGGTGTGATCCAGCAGCTTCTGCTGCCTTAGCTCGTCTGGCACGAATTGCTGCCGCTACCTGTGCCACTCCTGCACTGGTGGCAGCAACAGAAGAGTTGTTACATAAAACAGCAGAATTTTCCAGATAGTTGTGTGTTCGCTCTTTAGAACCAGTATCTGATTTAATCAGTAAACCCTTTGCTAAACTTTCTAAGTATGGTTCTATTTCCAATGCTCTAAGAACTTCTGCGGCTGACTGATAGCGATTACGTACAGAAACTTCTAACATCTTTCGTAATACATTGCTCAAGTGATCGCTCACTTGCACAAGTTGCTCCCACATCATCTCGCCAGTGTTGGGATTGTAATC contains:
- a CDS encoding serine/threonine-protein kinase codes for the protein MSYCLNPICPNPENLVNSQSCQSCGSQLLLRDRYQVIKPLGQGGFGATFLANDQGLPGEPSCVIKQLRPSGSAPHVLQMARELFEREAKTLGKIGNHPQVPRLLDYFEDHEQFYLVQEYISGDTLQEEVKLNGILTETGVKQFLSEILPLLQYIHEQKVIHRDIKPANLIRRTQDARMVLIDFGAVKNQVTQGAISQSGQTALTAYAIGTPGFAPPEQMAMRPVYASDIYALGVTCIYLLTSKTPKDLDYNPNTGEMMWEQLVQVSDHLSNVLRKMLEVSVRNRYQSAAEVLRALEIEPYLESLAKGLLIKSDTGSKERTHNYLENSAVLCNNSSVAATSAGVAQVAAAIRARRAKAAEAAGSHQGSGMGKSTTLANSNSNGLQVQNSKVERKLDTQSLLTAYQKGRRDFALHNLSLLNLQGADLSGTNFHSTQFQKTNLQGANLHNSDFGRASLSKANLKDANLTKAYFNHADLEGADLRGADLSNAYLSNANLRGANLCGANLTSAKISDEQLALAKTNWMTIRPNGKRGLL